In Chromatiaceae bacterium, a single genomic region encodes these proteins:
- a CDS encoding triphosphoribosyl-dephospho-CoA synthase: MADLYREACVADVTAFKPGNVSLASPGHGMTADAFLRSADASAPHMARAGIRLGRRVWLSVSATRSAVGCNTNLGIVLLCAPLIQAAMDFPRHGLRDAIDLVLDAADAADGDAVFAAIRLAAPGGLGEVAEHDVATRCRVRLTEAMHAAAAGDAIARQYANGFADLFDDAVPALAREFGRTGAVAPALTGLFLHLLSRHPDTHIRRKHGAAAANRVMQRAAEVRRDCAAAANDHTAYAALRTFDGELKRHGLNPGTTADLCVASLLMYRLLTRTVRNPGDPGKPQHAETPHPAESAATVH; this comes from the coding sequence CTGGCCGACCTCTATCGCGAGGCCTGCGTCGCCGATGTCACGGCGTTCAAGCCCGGCAATGTCTCGCTGGCGTCGCCGGGACACGGCATGACCGCCGACGCCTTTCTGCGTAGTGCCGACGCCAGTGCGCCGCATATGGCGCGCGCTGGCATCCGACTGGGTCGGCGCGTTTGGCTGTCGGTCTCGGCAACCCGTAGCGCGGTCGGCTGCAATACCAACCTCGGCATCGTGCTGTTGTGTGCACCCTTGATCCAGGCGGCGATGGATTTTCCGCGCCATGGGCTGCGCGACGCCATCGACCTGGTGCTCGATGCGGCCGACGCTGCCGACGGTGACGCGGTGTTCGCAGCGATTCGCCTGGCGGCGCCGGGCGGCCTCGGCGAGGTCGCCGAACACGATGTCGCCACGCGATGCCGGGTGCGTCTGACCGAAGCGATGCACGCGGCTGCCGCCGGTGATGCGATTGCACGACAGTACGCGAATGGCTTCGCGGATCTGTTCGACGACGCCGTGCCGGCACTTGCACGCGAGTTCGGGCGGACCGGCGCCGTCGCGCCGGCGCTCACCGGTCTGTTCCTGCACCTGTTGTCGCGTCATCCGGATACCCATATCCGGCGCAAGCACGGTGCCGCTGCCGCGAACCGGGTGATGCAGCGTGCCGCAGAGGTGCGGCGCGACTGTGCGGCGGCAGCCAACGATCACACCGCATATGCCGCGCTGCGTACATTCGACGGCGAGCTCAAGCGCCATGGTTTGAACCCTGGTACGACCGCAGACCTGTGTGTCGCCAGCCTGCTCATGTACCGCCTGCTGACGCGGACGGTACGCAACCCCGGAGACCCCGGAAAACCCCAGCACGCCGAAACGCCGCACCCGGCTGAGAGTGCTGCAACTGTCCATTAG
- a CDS encoding methylenetetrahydromethanopterin dehydrogenase, producing the protein MFSAASNLSPFDVNMAIDAGWQHCIPYTALGADQIADLTQDAIFSRGPKGVRRTGIFIGGRDIHLAMDMLRAARKAMVPPFEVSVFADPSGAFTTAAGMVACAEKHFRAQTGGTPLDGSRAVIFGGTGPVGMTCAVLLAQVGARPVIVSHHDQSKADAAAAQCRERYSVEVSGADGSDDAKVRGLLAEADLVFSAAKAGVQVLDARQLGVAKQARVLCDVNAVPPEGIAGVGVMDDGVPVAATPQPAVGIGALAVGNVKYQTQQDLLRQMLASDGPVYLDFRQAFETARTRV; encoded by the coding sequence ATGTTCAGTGCTGCGAGCAATCTGAGTCCGTTCGACGTCAACATGGCGATCGACGCGGGCTGGCAACACTGCATCCCGTATACGGCGCTGGGTGCCGATCAGATCGCCGACCTGACCCAGGACGCGATCTTCTCGCGTGGTCCGAAGGGCGTCAGGCGTACCGGCATTTTCATCGGTGGTCGCGACATCCACCTCGCGATGGACATGTTGCGCGCTGCGCGCAAGGCGATGGTGCCCCCGTTCGAGGTCTCGGTGTTCGCCGACCCCAGTGGGGCATTCACCACCGCGGCCGGGATGGTCGCATGCGCCGAAAAACATTTCCGCGCGCAGACCGGCGGGACACCGCTGGACGGCAGCCGTGCGGTGATCTTCGGTGGCACGGGCCCGGTCGGGATGACCTGTGCGGTGCTGCTCGCCCAGGTCGGCGCACGTCCGGTGATCGTCAGCCATCACGACCAGTCCAAGGCGGACGCGGCCGCCGCACAGTGCCGCGAGCGCTACAGTGTGGAGGTCAGCGGCGCTGACGGCAGCGACGATGCGAAGGTTCGCGGCCTGTTGGCCGAAGCCGACCTGGTGTTCAGTGCGGCGAAGGCCGGCGTGCAGGTGCTCGATGCGCGGCAACTCGGTGTCGCGAAACAGGCGCGCGTACTGTGCGATGTCAACGCGGTGCCGCCCGAGGGCATCGCCGGCGTCGGTGTCATGGACGACGGCGTGCCGGTCGCCGCGACGCCGCAGCCCGCAGTCGGGATCGGCGCACTGGCGGTCGGCAACGTCAAATACCAGACCCAGCAGGATCTGTTGCGACAGATGCTCGCGTCCGACGGTCCGGTCTACCTGGACTTCAGGCAGGCCTTCGAGACGGCGCGCACCAGGGTGTGA
- a CDS encoding methenyltetrahydromethanopterin cyclohydrolase encodes MDAPTQDLEMNRRAGRLLDALVADAGTLRIGVTRLADGAQVIDAGIEHRGGLEAGRRISEICMGGLGRVAFSGQGPVPQWAVNVTVHSSDPVMACLGSQYAGWSLSSGEGKGAFQALGSGPGRVLARKEKLFDELRLSEQADRAILVLEADRIPPPALVSKIVDDCGVSPESLSLIVTPTRSLAGTTQVVARVLEVALHKAHEIGFPLHDIVDGIGTAPLPPPAADFLAAMGRTNDAILFAGQVHLYVDSDDAAASRLANALPSSGSSDYGRPFAEVFKAYGFDFFKIDPMLFSPASVAVTALRSGRTFRGGAIDAGLLGDSFGVAF; translated from the coding sequence ATGGATGCCCCGACCCAGGACCTGGAGATGAATCGACGCGCCGGGCGATTGCTCGACGCACTGGTCGCCGATGCCGGTACCCTGCGAATCGGTGTCACCCGGCTTGCGGACGGCGCGCAGGTGATCGATGCGGGCATCGAACATCGTGGCGGCCTCGAGGCCGGCCGGCGAATCAGCGAGATCTGCATGGGCGGGCTCGGCAGAGTCGCGTTCAGCGGTCAAGGACCGGTGCCGCAATGGGCGGTCAACGTCACGGTGCACAGCAGCGATCCGGTGATGGCCTGCCTCGGCAGTCAGTACGCCGGTTGGAGCCTCTCGTCGGGCGAGGGCAAGGGGGCGTTCCAAGCGCTCGGTTCCGGCCCCGGGCGGGTGCTCGCGCGCAAGGAAAAACTGTTCGACGAGTTGCGCCTGAGCGAACAGGCGGATCGCGCCATCCTGGTACTCGAGGCGGACCGCATACCGCCACCGGCGTTGGTCAGCAAGATCGTCGACGACTGCGGCGTGTCTCCGGAGTCGTTGTCGTTGATCGTCACGCCGACGCGCAGCCTGGCCGGCACCACCCAGGTGGTCGCGCGCGTGCTGGAGGTCGCGCTGCACAAGGCGCACGAGATCGGTTTTCCTCTGCACGATATCGTCGACGGGATCGGCACCGCACCGCTGCCGCCGCCGGCCGCAGATTTCCTGGCCGCGATGGGGCGCACGAACGACGCGATCCTGTTTGCCGGCCAGGTGCACCTGTACGTCGACAGCGACGACGCCGCAGCGTCGCGGCTGGCGAATGCGTTGCCGAGCAGTGGGTCGAGCGACTACGGACGTCCGTTCGCCGAGGTCTTCAAGGCGTACGGCTTCGATTTCTTCAAGATCGACCCGATGCTGTTCAGCCCCGCAAGCGTCGCAGTCACGGCGCTGCGTTCAGGCCGCACCTTTCGCGGCGGCGCGATCGACGCCGGCCTGCTCGGCGATTCGTTCGGGGTGGCGTTTTGA
- a CDS encoding alpha-L-glutamate ligase, with product MHVAIVTDDPGWHGARLREAFAARGVTGAFSSLSTAVLRLQDVPPVVLGGFTDRLPDAVFVRGVPGGTLEQTVFQLNALHALQDLGVPVYNDGRAIERSVDKAYTTLRLHHAGIATPPTWVTADPDVAREIVRRETARRDVLLCKPLFGSQGQGIAVVAAACDLPDVAEVNGVWYLQRFVGERSDTATDWRVMVVGGRAIAAMRRSAPGWRANVAQGGQCQAALPEGECARLAEAAAGCLDMAYAGVDLMRDRDGSWWVIEVNSIPAWRGLQSVCQIDIAASLVDDLLRRCGTSRLDEVVS from the coding sequence ATGCATGTCGCGATTGTCACCGACGATCCGGGTTGGCACGGTGCGCGGCTGCGCGAGGCGTTTGCCGCGCGTGGGGTGACCGGCGCGTTTTCCTCGCTCAGCACCGCGGTGTTGCGTCTGCAGGATGTACCGCCGGTGGTACTCGGGGGTTTCACCGATCGGCTGCCCGACGCGGTGTTCGTGCGCGGTGTGCCGGGCGGCACGCTGGAGCAGACGGTGTTCCAGCTGAATGCCCTGCACGCACTGCAGGACCTGGGCGTCCCGGTCTACAACGACGGGCGGGCGATCGAGCGTTCGGTCGACAAGGCATACACCACGCTGCGCCTGCACCATGCCGGCATAGCGACGCCGCCGACCTGGGTCACGGCCGACCCCGACGTGGCGCGTGAAATCGTGCGACGCGAGACCGCGCGGCGTGACGTCCTGTTGTGCAAACCCCTGTTCGGCTCGCAGGGGCAGGGTATTGCCGTCGTTGCCGCGGCGTGCGACCTGCCTGACGTCGCGGAGGTCAACGGTGTCTGGTATCTGCAGCGCTTCGTCGGCGAACGTTCGGATACCGCGACGGATTGGCGGGTGATGGTCGTGGGTGGCCGCGCGATCGCAGCGATGCGCCGCAGCGCACCCGGCTGGCGTGCGAATGTCGCCCAGGGCGGTCAATGCCAGGCGGCCCTGCCCGAAGGCGAATGCGCGCGACTCGCCGAGGCGGCTGCCGGCTGTCTGGACATGGCCTACGCCGGGGTCGATCTGATGCGCGACCGCGATGGCAGCTGGTGGGTGATCGAGGTCAACAGTATTCCGGCGTGGCGGGGACTGCAGAGTGTCTGCCAGATCGACATCGCCGCGAGCCTGGTCGACGACCTGCTGCGGCGCTGTGGGACTTCACGGCTCGACGAGGTGGTGTCGTGA
- a CDS encoding nickel transporter: MKIIPVIDLLRGRAVHAIRGRRSAYRPWQSVLCPDGQVLPLVRRLHEQLQFPLIYLADLDAIQGQASQLALVGQIADTFPDLQIWLDGGFRTPSSLAAATDERILPVVGSETWTDPASPIGDKALLSIDRGVDGLRDPSGIAHDAARRPVDLILMNLERVGADSGPDLAMLEHWRAEAPSARLYLAGGVRNVADLETIARAGAAGTLVASALHDGRLDARIIARLR; encoded by the coding sequence TTGAAGATCATTCCCGTCATCGACCTTCTCCGCGGTCGCGCCGTGCACGCGATACGTGGTCGGCGATCCGCGTACCGTCCCTGGCAAAGTGTGCTCTGTCCCGATGGACAGGTACTGCCGCTGGTGCGGCGCCTCCACGAACAGTTGCAGTTCCCGCTGATCTACCTGGCCGATCTCGATGCCATCCAGGGCCAAGCGAGCCAGCTCGCACTGGTCGGACAGATCGCCGATACCTTTCCCGATCTGCAGATCTGGCTTGACGGTGGTTTCAGGACACCGTCCAGCCTGGCAGCGGCGACTGACGAACGCATCCTTCCGGTGGTCGGGTCAGAGACCTGGACCGACCCTGCGTCACCCATCGGCGACAAGGCGCTGTTGTCGATCGACCGAGGCGTCGACGGCCTGCGTGACCCTTCGGGCATCGCGCACGATGCCGCGCGCCGTCCCGTCGACCTGATCCTGATGAACCTCGAACGTGTCGGCGCCGACAGCGGCCCCGACCTGGCGATGTTGGAGCACTGGCGGGCTGAGGCACCTTCGGCGCGCCTGTACCTGGCAGGCGGCGTACGCAACGTCGCCGATCTCGAGACGATCGCGCGCGCCGGCGCCGCCGGGACCCTGGTGGCCAGTGCCTTGCACGACGGCAGGCTCGATGCACGGATCATCGCCCGGCTCCGATAA
- the fae gene encoding formaldehyde-activating enzyme, with product MATITKTLVGESLVGDGNEVAHIDLIIGPRGSAAETAFCNGLVNNKDGFTALLAVVAPNLPCKPHTMMFNKVTIKGAKQAVQMFGPAQRGVAMAVADCVEDGTIPAAEAEDLFISVGVFIHWEAEDDAKIQDYNYEATKQALKRAIAGTPTAAEVLAGKGQQEHPFAAHA from the coding sequence ATGGCAACGATAACCAAAACCCTGGTGGGCGAGTCCCTGGTGGGTGACGGCAACGAGGTCGCGCATATCGACCTGATCATCGGACCGCGCGGTTCGGCAGCAGAGACCGCGTTCTGCAACGGCCTGGTGAACAACAAAGACGGCTTCACCGCGTTGCTGGCGGTGGTGGCTCCGAACCTGCCCTGCAAGCCGCACACGATGATGTTCAACAAGGTGACCATCAAGGGGGCCAAGCAGGCCGTGCAGATGTTCGGCCCGGCTCAGCGTGGCGTCGCGATGGCCGTGGCGGACTGCGTCGAGGACGGCACGATACCGGCCGCAGAGGCCGAGGACCTGTTCATCTCCGTCGGTGTGTTCATCCACTGGGAGGCGGAAGACGACGCGAAGATCCAGGACTACAACTACGAGGCGACCAAGCAGGCGCTGAAGCGCGCCATTGCCGGGACCCCGACCGCAGCGGAGGTGCTTGCCGGCAAGGGCCAGCAGGAACACCCGTTTGCGGCTCACGCCTGA
- a CDS encoding 6-carboxytetrahydropterin synthase: protein MKCRECGAEPERFDNAHLLHCSGLTLQEYAIRHQLPLELVVPSDLVNAADSPDNYRRTSKCPGEDARATLCGLRWAGLVQTHDGLAEVRGEVRRLELLLWALERLADYGFRYCQSYEYTADTHRVVARNQLRTRAVNLGRDPAWVGMEPPPAFLDALAVYVAHSAELLGGYLFMQFNCAHQGEDVRQALWRDHAVHCKALDAADHPGGLLLRTCETADTRRLLDLLDGRLRSMPTAAERFNADTPAATVSKELVFDAAHFITDHPAKCSNLHGGRYVLQVEVSDRIDPMTGCVVDYGYLKRVVSKQVVERFDHHNLNYAAGELAWRSSTEMLCAHIWECLIDYLPALSRLRLYETPQSWCDYRGPTLADYQAQGSNTLLHPFAGPADSERRRQLLLAEPATLRTVAGQSVIGAGR from the coding sequence ATGAAATGTCGAGAGTGTGGTGCGGAACCGGAGCGGTTCGACAACGCGCATCTGCTGCATTGCAGCGGTTTGACATTGCAGGAGTACGCAATTCGCCACCAGCTGCCGCTGGAACTGGTCGTACCCAGCGACCTGGTGAATGCGGCCGACTCACCCGACAACTACCGTCGCACATCGAAATGCCCGGGTGAGGACGCACGGGCGACACTGTGCGGCCTGCGTTGGGCCGGTCTGGTGCAGACCCACGACGGCCTGGCCGAGGTGCGCGGCGAGGTGCGCCGTCTCGAATTGCTGTTGTGGGCTCTCGAACGCCTCGCCGACTACGGTTTCCGTTACTGTCAGAGCTACGAGTACACCGCCGACACCCATCGGGTGGTCGCGCGCAACCAGCTGCGCACCAGGGCCGTGAATCTCGGTCGCGACCCTGCCTGGGTGGGGATGGAACCGCCGCCCGCGTTCCTCGACGCGCTGGCCGTCTATGTGGCACACAGCGCGGAACTGCTCGGCGGTTATCTGTTCATGCAGTTCAACTGCGCACATCAAGGCGAGGATGTGCGTCAGGCGTTGTGGCGGGATCACGCCGTGCACTGCAAGGCGCTCGATGCGGCGGACCATCCGGGCGGCCTGCTGCTGCGCACCTGCGAGACGGCCGACACCCGTCGCCTGCTCGATCTGCTGGACGGTCGCCTGCGTTCGATGCCGACCGCGGCGGAGCGGTTCAATGCGGACACGCCGGCAGCCACGGTCAGCAAGGAACTGGTGTTCGATGCGGCGCATTTCATCACCGACCACCCGGCCAAATGTTCCAACCTGCATGGCGGTCGCTACGTTCTGCAGGTCGAGGTCAGCGACCGCATCGATCCGATGACCGGCTGTGTGGTCGACTACGGCTACCTGAAGCGGGTGGTGTCGAAGCAGGTGGTCGAGCGCTTCGATCATCACAACCTGAACTATGCCGCCGGGGAACTCGCCTGGCGCTCGAGTACCGAAATGCTGTGCGCCCACATCTGGGAGTGCCTGATCGACTACCTGCCGGCACTCAGCCGCCTGCGCCTGTACGAGACACCGCAGTCATGGTGCGACTACCGCGGGCCCACGCTGGCCGACTATCAGGCGCAGGGTTCCAACACGCTGCTGCACCCGTTTGCCGGGCCCGCCGACAGTGAACGGCGCAGGCAGTTGTTGTTGGCCGAGCCGGCGACCCTGCGGACCGTAGCCGGGCAGTCGGTTATCGGAGCCGGGCGATGA
- a CDS encoding ATP-grasp domain-containing protein — translation MDAAARYLLVGNSVRYLAQSAHAATTAVVAVDAFADVDTRAASVFHERISSCTAHALSRAAAAVTGDCSGWIYGAGFEDDPGALSWLARRRPGMLGNDPSVLHWLAQPRRRFALLEELGIAYPEVMFESPPAPAAWLAKPPGGCGGSAVRRASDPVPTGPAGYFQRYVNGPLCSLTFAADGAAIMGIGFNRLMARYPAAGDFRFAGAIGGLQPPPAVRERMLETARRLTRALGLRGVNGLDFVLQRGEPLLLDLNARPPASLELYETILPRGGCLTHVDACRGRLPAQPGSDVVRGLRIVYARRPITVRCVEWPSWVSDCPVPGSSIPAEAPLCTVHAEGRTIEAVAGQLRQHTDSVLRLAGSVHEQAA, via the coding sequence ATGGACGCAGCCGCGAGATATCTCCTGGTCGGCAACTCGGTACGCTACCTGGCGCAATCCGCGCATGCCGCGACGACTGCGGTCGTGGCGGTCGATGCGTTTGCCGACGTCGATACACGCGCGGCAAGCGTCTTCCACGAGCGCATTTCGTCATGCACTGCGCACGCCTTGTCCCGGGCCGCGGCCGCCGTCACCGGGGATTGCAGCGGATGGATCTACGGTGCGGGATTCGAAGACGATCCCGGCGCCTTGAGCTGGCTGGCGAGACGTCGCCCCGGGATGCTCGGCAACGATCCGTCGGTCCTGCACTGGCTGGCTCAACCGCGGCGCCGCTTCGCGCTGCTGGAGGAGCTCGGTATCGCCTATCCGGAGGTGATGTTCGAATCGCCGCCGGCGCCCGCAGCCTGGCTCGCCAAGCCGCCGGGTGGTTGTGGCGGCAGCGCCGTACGGCGGGCATCGGACCCGGTGCCGACCGGGCCCGCCGGCTACTTTCAGCGCTATGTCAATGGCCCGCTCTGTTCGCTGACGTTCGCCGCCGACGGCGCCGCGATCATGGGCATCGGGTTCAACCGACTGATGGCCCGCTATCCTGCGGCCGGTGACTTCCGCTTCGCCGGCGCGATCGGCGGGCTGCAACCGCCGCCAGCGGTGCGCGAACGCATGCTGGAGACCGCGCGTCGTTTGACCCGGGCGCTGGGCCTGCGTGGCGTCAACGGGCTCGACTTCGTGCTGCAGCGCGGGGAGCCGCTGCTGCTCGATCTCAATGCCCGTCCGCCCGCGAGCCTCGAACTGTACGAGACGATTCTGCCGCGCGGCGGCTGCCTGACGCATGTCGACGCCTGTCGTGGTCGCCTGCCGGCGCAGCCCGGCAGCGATGTCGTGCGCGGTCTGCGCATCGTGTACGCGCGCCGGCCAATCACCGTGCGCTGCGTCGAATGGCCGTCCTGGGTCAGCGATTGCCCGGTACCCGGCTCTTCGATCCCTGCGGAGGCGCCGCTTTGTACGGTACATGCCGAAGGGCGAACGATCGAGGCGGTCGCCGGGCAGCTGAGGCAACACACCGACAGCGTGTTGCGCCTGGCGGGCAGCGTCCATGAGCAGGCCGCCTGA